The following proteins are co-located in the Telopea speciosissima isolate NSW1024214 ecotype Mountain lineage chromosome 9, Tspe_v1, whole genome shotgun sequence genome:
- the LOC122639943 gene encoding fe(2+) transport protein 1-like, with protein MATTKASLTLFFSLLLSFIFQTSGIPDIGTPVPCGPGTTGECYDKPEAQKLKIIAFIAILITSMIGVSLPLISRSVPALQPDRDLFVLVRAFASGVILATGYMHVLPDSFDCLRSPCLPEHPWKKFPFTTFVAMLSAVMTLMIDSFAMTFYKKVNSNGRVETSSRNIVSDDDSCKSGHYHAIGTIEEEEPSEQLLRNRIVAQVLELGIVVHSVVIGLSLGASQNPCTIKPLVAALCFHQLFEGMGLGGCILQAEYGNKMKAIMVFFFSTTTPFGIALGIGLSNVYSDNSPTSLIVVGLLNACSAGLLNYMALVDLLAADFLGPKLQSSIKLQMLAYLAVLLGAGGMSVMAKWA; from the exons ATGGCCACTACCAAAGCATCTCTCacactcttcttctctctcctcctctccttcatCTTCCAAACCTCCGGCATACCAGATATCGGAACTCCGGTACCATGTGGGCCCGGAACCACCGGAGAATGTTATGACAAACCTGAAGCACAAAAGCTTAAGATCATAGCTTTCATTGCCATACTTATAACTAGTATGATAGGTGTATCTCTTCCTCTTATTTCTCGTTCAGTTCCAGCACTTCAACCAGATCGAGATCTCTTTGTTTTAGTAAGAGCTTTCGCTTCCGGCGTAATTCTTGCAACTGGGTATATGCATGTATTGCCTGATTCTTTTGATTGTTTGAGATCTCCATGTTTACCTGAACATCCATGGAAGAAATTTCCTTTTACTACTTTTGTAGCTATGTTATCTGCTGTGATGACTTTAATGATTGATTCATTTGCTATGACTTTTTATAAGAAAGTTAATAGTAATGGACGTGTGGAAACATCTTCAAGGAATATTGTTTCTGATGATGATTCATGTAAGTCTGGGCATTATCATGCAATTGGAACCATTGAAGAGGAAGAACCAAGTGAACAATTATTAAGAAATCGAATCGTTGCTCAG GTATTGGAATTAGGTATTGTAGTTCACTCTGTGGTTATTGGGCTTTCTTTAGGGGCTTCTCAGAATCCTTGCACCATTAAACCACTTGTGGCTGCTCTTTGTTTCCATCAACTCTTTGAAGGAATGGGTCTTGGTGGATGTATTTTACAg GCAGAGTATGGGAACAAGATGAAGGCAATAATGGTGTTTTTCTTCTCAACAACAACACCATTCGGGATTGCACTTGGGATTGGATTATCAAATGTGTATAGTGACAATAGTCCCACATCTCTGATAGTTGTGGGACTATTAAATGCTTGTTCAGCTGGGTTACTTAACTATATGGCATTGGTTGATCTCTTGGCAGCTGATTTCTTAGGACCCAAATTGCAGAGCAGTATAAAGCTTCAGATGTTAGCTTACCTTGCCGTTTTGTTGGGTGCCGGCGGCATGTCAGTAATGGCAAAATGGGCATGA
- the LOC122639945 gene encoding thaumatin-like protein 1 translates to MGISCNLLTFFFVLFSTIFFCFSQATTFEITNQCSYTVWAAAVPGGGKQLKPDETWVINMAANGTSNTGRIWGRTNCSFNASGDGSCETGDCNNKLECKDYGVSPVTIAEFGLNQINLDFYDISLVLGFNIPMEIHPNNGNCRQVNCSADITGECPVELQTPGGCNHPCTVFKTDLYCCNSNCTATYLSNFFKNRCPDAYSFAYDDQTSTFSCPTGSNYRVLFCPLASSPSPVSSPSNDGSFAHMCVSIINLQY, encoded by the coding sequence ATGGGCATCTCATGTAACCTTCTCACCTTCTTCTTCGTCCTCTTCTCTACtatcttcttctgtttctccCAAGCAACCACCTTTGAGATTACAAACCAATGTTCCTATACAGTTTGGGCTGCTGCTGTTCCAGGTGGGGGAAAGCAACTCAAACCAGATGAAACCTGGGTCATCAACATGGCCGCCAATGGGACAAGTAATACAGGTCGGATCTGGGGCCGAACCAATTGCTCCTTCAATGCATCCGGCGATGGAAGTTGCGAGACCGGCGACTGTAATAACAAGTTAGAGTGCAAAGACTACGGTGTCTCCCCTGTCACAATTGCCGAATTCGGATTAAATCAAATTAACTTGGATTTCTACGACATCTCTCTCGTTCTTGGATTTAACATTCCAATGGAGATTCACCCAAACAACGGCAACTGCCGACAGGTCAATTGTTCTGCCGATATTACAGGTGAGTGTCCGGTAGAGTTGCAGACCCCAGGAGGTTGTAACCACCCCTGTACTGTATTCAAGACTGATCTTTACTGTTGTAATAGCAATTGCACAGCCACATATCTTTCCAATTTCTTCAAGAATAGGTGCCCAGATGCTTATAGTTTTGCTTATGATGATCAAACATCTACTTTTAGCTGTCCTACTGGTTCTAATTATAGGGTTTTGTTTTGCCCTTTAGCCTCTTCTCCATCCCctgtttcttctccttctaatgaTGGTTCTTTTGCTCATATGTGTGTAAGTATAATCAATCTACAATACTAG